Below is a window of Edaphobacter dinghuensis DNA.
CGGTCAAAGCCGCACGTAAACGTAGGGACGATTGGGCATATCGATCACGGCAAGACGACGCTGACGGCGGCGATTACGAAGGTGTTGTCGAAGCACAACCCG
It encodes the following:
- a CDS encoding GTP-binding protein, which produces MGKEKFDRSKPHVNVGTIGHIDHGKTTLTAAITKVLSKHNP